In Candidatus Eisenbacteria bacterium, one genomic interval encodes:
- a CDS encoding DNA polymerase IV, giving the protein MRPVIMHVDIDAFFASVEKLKNPRLKDVPVIVGRGVIASCSYDARKYGLRAGMSIREAKKLCPKAVVLDGHCQTYRSFASRTFDICRDISPAVESYLDEAHCDLSGTELLYEDFLLVGRELKERVRREIGLTVTVGIATNRMIAKFAGRTVKPDGLRLIRMGEEENFIAGFPVGELPGVGTKTKRVLEKLGVHTIQDLRAFSRDSLRALFGKAGHDLYERAAGREIRVQERELPQSISRETAFHTPAGDQSEIEAMLYYLTERAGKAARDLAICPRTISVKVSYADSRHEERQEALPSPTALDNELFSRARDLLVRMLTRRVSVIRVGIALSRFSRWNESQMGFYEDEEEEKSRNLYKGIDSVRQKFGHSSIVAGNSIELLGKLKQDRFGFILRTPCLTR; this is encoded by the coding sequence ATGCGCCCCGTCATAATGCACGTTGATATAGATGCCTTTTTCGCATCGGTTGAAAAGCTCAAGAACCCCCGCCTGAAAGACGTTCCTGTGATCGTGGGAAGAGGTGTCATAGCGAGCTGTTCCTATGATGCAAGGAAATACGGCCTAAGAGCCGGAATGTCAATCCGCGAGGCAAAGAAACTCTGTCCCAAAGCCGTGGTGCTTGACGGGCATTGCCAGACGTACCGTTCCTTCGCGTCGCGGACATTCGATATCTGCCGGGACATTTCCCCGGCCGTCGAGAGCTACCTTGACGAAGCCCACTGTGATCTTTCGGGGACAGAGCTTCTATACGAAGATTTTCTTCTAGTCGGCCGCGAACTCAAAGAGAGAGTGAGAAGAGAAATTGGACTCACCGTCACCGTCGGGATTGCCACAAACAGGATGATTGCGAAGTTTGCGGGCCGGACCGTGAAACCCGATGGACTGAGACTGATCAGAATGGGTGAGGAGGAGAACTTCATTGCAGGCTTTCCGGTTGGTGAATTGCCGGGCGTGGGGACGAAAACGAAGCGTGTCCTCGAAAAGCTGGGCGTGCACACCATTCAGGATCTGAGAGCTTTCTCGCGGGATTCGCTTAGGGCGCTGTTTGGAAAGGCCGGACACGACCTCTACGAAAGGGCGGCGGGGAGGGAAATTCGCGTTCAAGAACGAGAACTTCCACAATCAATCTCGCGGGAGACCGCCTTCCACACACCGGCCGGGGATCAAAGCGAGATTGAAGCGATGCTCTACTATCTCACGGAAAGGGCAGGGAAAGCGGCGAGAGATCTGGCGATCTGCCCTCGCACGATATCGGTTAAGGTCTCGTACGCGGATTCGCGGCACGAGGAAAGGCAGGAAGCCCTTCCCAGTCCGACAGCTCTTGACAACGAGCTCTTCTCGCGCGCAAGGGATTTGCTCGTGCGCATGCTGACGAGAAGAGTGAGCGTTATTCGGGTCGGAATAGCCCTTTCGCGCTTCTCCCGGTGGAACGAGTCTCAGATGGGATTCTATGAAGACGAGGAGGAAGAGAAATCGAGGAATCTGTACAAAGGAATTGACTCGGTGAGGCAGAAGTTTGGGCACTCCTCGATCGTCGCCGGGAATTCCATCGAGCTTCTCGGAAAGCTAAAGCAGGATAGATTTGGATTTATTCTGAGAACACCATGCCTCACCAGGTAG
- a CDS encoding DNA polymerase III subunit alpha yields the protein MSSETESTPVPLYVHSNYSLLSGTSTVESLIARALELGFDAIALTDSNNLYAAPRFFEAAKKAGIKPILGCELGYEGEKVVLIVRDRAGYSNLCTLLTERNLKEKFSLLDSLLEHHEGLFIIANDCEFIRRLEPDVPKDSLLVGMERPCSSATREMELMKLARRLNLRPVATTDVRFLHESDCETHELLSAIRKNVSIFEARQRMTGNRNARLGSPLEMSELFKDIPDALANTRKIAEACDFDLFQGEAVFPRFPLPTGVEAKEFLLSLCQERLISRYGQANGRARQRLLHEIEIISKLGFTEYFLVVGDIVRFAREKRIPVAGRGSGASSIVAYLLGVTNVDPLCYNLYFERFLNETRKDWPDLDIDLSWHRRDEVIEYVYKKYGSNRVAMISTHVTMGSRLAFLETAKALGVPASALSKKGRIGEHLELLAEARRLAKRIENFPRHLGIHCGGIVVSPGELSKYVPLELAAKGIVVTQFEMEGIEKAGLVKIDLLGNRALSTLEETLNLIEKEKGLRLSPDEIPENDELTGELLRRGKTLGCFQTESPAMRNLVVMLQASSQDDTIDALALIRPGPSSAGMKERFVKRARGEEQIEFVHESLKSLLERTHGIMLYEEDVMGVLSEISGISLEDADSLRRAISHARSEPDMKNARKFFSAKCREKGVPAEIQNSVWKDVTRFSSYTFSRAHAAGYGVLAWQSLYLKAHFPLEYMTAVLNHHQGMYERSVHVNEAKRMGLRVLLPCVNCSGRGFEIDGGAIRVGLSQVSGLTGRTISSILLARKERPFNSVSDFLLRTNVGFNETESLILCGAFDFTGRTRPGLFYELAVLSKRMRKKTAQGTSLALVEDATASGFKGKDLPLSEQVAMEERLLDLHVVCHPSELGPLPEGAVRAAELYELESVRGGIVGLCVRETGDSGSSASKAEHRIQAGNAIRQSAGTAEVSGRGWTHPRPFVRIVGLPIARRRVRLRDKRLMAFMTLEDSTGTVECILFPEAYEKLSTVFRHTGLLLVEGKLEEQHGALTINVGKLQETVDMHAARSVASLRCPHNNRESR from the coding sequence ATGAGTAGCGAAACAGAGTCCACGCCGGTTCCCCTTTATGTCCACAGCAATTACTCGCTTCTTTCCGGCACATCAACTGTGGAGAGTCTTATTGCCAGGGCTCTGGAGCTTGGCTTCGATGCGATAGCTCTCACCGATTCGAATAACCTCTATGCCGCGCCCAGGTTCTTTGAAGCTGCAAAGAAAGCAGGAATAAAGCCGATTCTCGGCTGTGAGCTTGGGTACGAAGGTGAGAAGGTCGTTCTCATTGTGCGAGACAGAGCGGGATACTCTAACCTCTGCACACTTCTGACTGAGCGGAATCTGAAAGAGAAATTCTCACTTCTTGACTCACTTCTCGAACATCACGAAGGCCTATTCATCATTGCAAATGATTGTGAGTTCATCCGAAGGCTTGAGCCAGATGTTCCAAAGGATTCCCTTCTCGTCGGAATGGAAAGACCCTGCTCCTCGGCAACGAGAGAAATGGAGCTGATGAAGCTTGCGCGGAGACTCAACCTGAGACCTGTCGCAACGACCGACGTACGCTTTCTTCATGAATCTGACTGCGAGACTCATGAACTCCTCTCAGCCATAAGAAAAAATGTCTCCATCTTCGAAGCCAGGCAAAGAATGACAGGGAACAGGAATGCCCGGCTGGGGAGTCCGCTTGAGATGAGCGAACTTTTCAAAGATATCCCGGATGCACTTGCGAACACGAGGAAAATCGCGGAGGCATGCGACTTTGACCTTTTCCAGGGCGAGGCGGTCTTCCCGAGATTTCCGCTTCCCACAGGCGTGGAAGCAAAGGAGTTCCTTCTTTCTCTCTGCCAAGAGAGATTGATTTCAAGATACGGTCAAGCGAACGGGCGGGCGCGCCAGCGACTTCTCCACGAAATAGAAATCATCTCAAAGCTGGGATTCACTGAGTATTTTCTGGTTGTCGGCGACATCGTGCGCTTCGCAAGGGAAAAGCGGATTCCCGTCGCGGGACGTGGGTCCGGGGCGAGTTCCATTGTCGCCTACCTTCTTGGTGTCACGAATGTCGATCCGCTTTGCTACAACCTCTATTTCGAGAGGTTCCTCAATGAGACAAGAAAAGACTGGCCGGACCTGGATATCGACCTTTCCTGGCACAGGAGGGATGAGGTAATCGAGTATGTGTACAAGAAGTACGGAAGCAATCGCGTGGCCATGATCTCAACGCATGTCACGATGGGGTCAAGGCTGGCCTTTCTTGAGACAGCAAAGGCGCTCGGCGTTCCTGCGAGTGCGCTTTCAAAGAAAGGAAGAATCGGAGAGCACCTCGAGCTTCTTGCCGAGGCCCGCCGTCTGGCAAAGAGGATTGAGAATTTCCCAAGGCATCTTGGAATTCATTGTGGAGGAATCGTTGTTTCTCCGGGCGAGCTCTCGAAATACGTTCCGCTTGAGCTTGCCGCGAAGGGCATTGTTGTTACCCAGTTTGAGATGGAGGGCATCGAGAAAGCCGGCCTCGTTAAGATTGACCTTCTTGGAAATCGAGCGCTTTCGACGCTCGAGGAGACGCTGAACCTCATAGAAAAAGAAAAGGGTCTCAGGCTCTCTCCCGATGAGATTCCCGAGAATGATGAGCTCACAGGGGAACTTTTGCGCAGAGGAAAGACGCTCGGATGCTTTCAAACAGAGTCGCCTGCCATGAGAAATCTCGTCGTCATGCTGCAAGCTTCGTCTCAGGATGACACCATAGATGCGCTCGCGCTTATCAGGCCGGGTCCTTCCTCAGCAGGGATGAAAGAACGCTTTGTGAAAAGAGCGCGAGGAGAAGAACAGATAGAATTCGTTCACGAAAGTCTCAAGTCGCTCCTTGAGAGAACTCACGGAATCATGCTCTACGAAGAAGATGTCATGGGCGTTCTGAGTGAAATATCCGGAATCTCTCTCGAAGATGCGGATTCACTGAGAAGGGCGATCTCACATGCGCGAAGTGAGCCTGATATGAAGAACGCAAGGAAGTTCTTCTCCGCGAAGTGCAGGGAGAAGGGAGTGCCGGCAGAAATACAGAATTCCGTGTGGAAGGATGTAACAAGGTTTTCCTCCTATACGTTTTCCCGGGCACACGCGGCAGGCTACGGCGTGCTCGCGTGGCAGTCTCTCTACCTCAAGGCGCATTTTCCGCTTGAGTACATGACCGCTGTTCTGAACCATCACCAGGGAATGTATGAAAGGTCGGTCCACGTCAATGAGGCAAAGAGGATGGGCTTGCGCGTTCTTCTGCCCTGTGTGAACTGCTCGGGACGCGGATTTGAAATTGATGGCGGCGCCATAAGAGTCGGACTTTCTCAGGTGAGCGGCCTGACTGGAAGAACTATCTCATCAATCCTTCTTGCCAGAAAAGAACGTCCATTCAACTCGGTCTCCGATTTTCTCCTGAGAACGAACGTTGGATTCAATGAAACCGAAAGTCTAATCCTCTGCGGAGCGTTTGATTTCACCGGCCGGACGAGGCCCGGGCTTTTCTATGAGCTCGCCGTTCTGTCCAAGAGGATGAGAAAGAAGACGGCTCAAGGGACCTCACTCGCGCTGGTCGAAGACGCTACTGCATCTGGTTTCAAGGGAAAGGATTTGCCTTTGAGTGAACAGGTTGCGATGGAAGAGCGACTCCTAGACTTGCACGTCGTCTGCCACCCGAGTGAGCTTGGACCTTTGCCTGAAGGTGCCGTGAGAGCAGCAGAACTATACGAATTGGAATCGGTGAGGGGGGGTATTGTGGGGCTCTGTGTGCGGGAAACTGGGGACAGTGGGTCCTCAGCGAGCAAGGCAGAGCATCGAATTCAAGCGGGAAATGCGATCCGTCAGTCCGCCGGAACTGCCGAAGTTTCAGGGAGGGGCTGGACCCACCCGCGCCCGTTTGTCCGAATCGTGGGACTTCCCATTGCACGGCGTAGAGTGAGATTAAGGGACAAGAGGCTCATGGCATTCATGACACTCGAGGACTCAACGGGGACTGTCGAATGCATCCTTTTCCCGGAGGCCTACGAGAAATTGTCCACTGTTTTTAGGCATACTGGTTTACTCCTTGTGGAAGGCAAGCTCGAAGAGCAGCACGGAGCACTTACCATAAATGTTGGGAAGCTGCAGGAAACTGTGGACATGCACGCGGCGCGTAGCGTAGCTTCCTTGAGATGCCCGCACAACAACCGGGAATCTCGCTAG